From the Gemmatimonadota bacterium genome, the window GGTACCGCTTCGGGCGCGAAGTAGTAGGTGGTATTGGAACCCATTTCGTGGAGGTCGACGAAAACGGGCGGGAAGTAGTCCTGCAGCACCTTCACCCTGCCCAGGGTCTCGGGATGGTTCAATGAGATCCAGTCGCGATTCAGGTCGAAGTAGTAATGGTTGGTACGCCCCCCGGGCCACGGTTCGTTGTGCTCGGCCGCGAGCGGACTGGCGTTCGGTTCCAGGCCTTCGGCGATCTCGAAATTATGGACGAACCGGTCCCGTCCGTCCGGATTTTGGACCGGGTCGATCATCACGATCGTCTCTTCGAGAATACGGTCCACGACCGGGTCGTTACGGGCCGCCAGCAGGTGGTAGGCCGTGAACAGCGCTGCATCCCCGGGGGAAATCTCGTTCCCGTGGACACTGTAGCTCAGGTTGACGATCGCCGGCAGCGAAGCGATCAGGCTGTCGGCGCTGGCGCGGGATGTTATTCTGGGGTCGGCCAGCCGCTTCATGCCGTCGCTGACATCCTCCAGCGCGCCTATTCGTTCCGGCGAGCCCACGAAGGCGTACACGAGCTTGCGCCCTTCCCAGGACCGGGCGTACTCCAGTATGCGCACCTGGCCGGGCAAGGCCGACTCGAGCGCTTCCAGGTACTTCATCAGTCCCGCGTGGGAAGTGATGCGATCGCCTATATGATAGCCCAGGATCTCCATCGCCGTGGGAACCGAAGCATCGTACTGGGTACCGGGCCAGTATTCGAAGTCCTGCGCCTTCGACGTGCCGGCGACTATCGCCGTAAGAAGAACCAGGCAGAAGAGCGACAGGACGGTGTACCTATTCATCAATATACCTCCTCACACACGGTCTGGGCGGCTCTTTCAGGAAACATCATTTGAGTAAATAAGCGGATTCTGGTCTTCATCATCCAGCGGGTCTCCGACTTCGATGGTATCCAGGATCCGATTCGGAAGCACGTTGGGTATGCCGTTGAACGTGCTGTGGTCGGGCATGTAGGCACAGGTAAAAGCCCGCCGGGGATAGGGCGTCATGTTCGCATTGGCGGCGTGCACGATCAGTCCGTTGTGAAAGGAACATCCGCCCGCAGGCATGACGACGGGCACGGGTTCCTGCCGGCCGAGATCGGGGTAGGCTTCGAACATGGCCCCCACCTGGTTCCCTGCCGCCGGGAAATCGTCCCGCCGCGCTATGTGTGAACCCGGCATGAAGAACATGCAGCCATTCTGGATCGTCACATCGTCCAGGGCGACCCAGATGGTGATGGCGTGTTCCGACGCGAAGGACCACTTGGTATTGTCCTGGTGCCAGGTGGTGGGATTCGCCCAGGGCAGCTTGATCAGGGCCTGATCGTGCCAGATGCGAATGCCGTCGATCCCTTCCAGGTCGGCCGCCGTCCTGCCCAGCCGGCTGTCCAGCATCAGTGCGCGGACTCCGTCATGATCCATCCACAGGTTGGTCCGCTGCCGGAATACGGCTTCGTCCTTCGCCGTTACCTTCCTGTCAAGGTGAAAGGATCCTTCGGGCAACCGGTTCCGGTCGCGCAGCGCGACCGCTTCATCTACCGCCGTCCGCCAGGTCTCCAGTTCTCCGGCATCCAGAAAGTCCTCGATGATGAGGAATCCGTTTTTGCGGTAGGAGTTGATCTGCCCGCTCGTCAATCGATGGTTCATTGCCGTCTCTCCGTCAAACCGGCCATACCCGTGGGAACAGCTCACAGGCCATGGGATCTCCCGGAACCAGGCCGCCGGTAACCGTGGGAGAAATCTCCCAGGGCCGGGTGGTGAACCGGGCGTCGTCTCCGAGCCAGCGCGTGGCCAGGACGCGGCGCGCCCCGGTAAGAGATTGGTTGCCCGCCGCGCCGTGAAGCGAACACATATGAAAGGCGATGACGTCGCCGGGCTCCATGTCCCACGCCAGGATATCGTAGTCCTCCGGGTGTTCGTCGATGGGCGGCACGTCTTCGAATGGCCTGTCTCCCAGCATGGGCTTCGCCGCGGCGTCCTCGAGGGCGTAGTTGCTTTCCGTGGCGAACTTGCGGGGCACGAACCAGCGGTTCCAGTTGTGCGATCCCCGGACGAACTGTACGCAGGCCGCTTCTGTCACCGGGTCGAGCGGCATCCACAGCGAGACGTTCTGGCGGCCGTTCACCGGGTAATAGGGCTGGTCGTGGTGCCAGGGCGTCCGCTTAAGCGTCCCGGGCCACTTGACCAGCAGGTGCTCGTGATAGAACACCGAACTACCGGATCCCATGAGCCGCGCCGTCATGGCGCCCGCGGGCGAGTGGAACACGAAGTCGCGGTACTCGGGAATCCGTTGCCAGTTGCAGTAGTCGTCGAAGAATCCGCCCCGGTCTTCTTCGCCCGCCTTCAGAGTGCCCGCGTAGTCGCTTGGCTCGGCCAGGTTGCGCGACACGCCGGCTTCCACGACGGACACCCAGTGCGGATCAAAGGCCTGGCGGATGCATACCGCTCCGTCTTCCCGGAACCGCCGTATCATGTCTTCGGTTACGACTCCATCCCCGCTCAAGTCCCGCGCGCTCCTTCCGATCGACCGTCTTCAGTGCCGGCGTCTTCAGTGTTGGCGTCTTCAGTGTTGGGCGATGTACATTTTCGTATGCATGATACCGATCCAGGAGAACATGGCGTATCCGAACTTGTTGACTTCGAGCCCTTTGAGATAGGGTTTCCGCAGATCCACCGTCAAGTTGTGGTACAGAAACGCGCCACCCACGTCTTCCACGAGCAGCCGCTCCGCCTCACGGTACATGCCCATGCGTGTTTCGTGATCCATCTCGTCCGCCGCCGTGTCGATCAGCCGGTCGAAGTCGTCGTTGCGCCAGTCCTGCCGCCCGAATCCTCTCGGCTGCGACCGCCACACCATGCCGAGCAGGTTGTTTGGATCGGGATAGTCCGCGTTGAACCCCCCCAGGCCCATGGGGATGTTCCACTCGTACATGTTGTCCCGGTATACCTTGTCTTCCGATCCCCGCATGCGGAGTCGCAGGCCCAGCGCATTGCCAAGCATCGCCTGTATAGCCTGGGCGGTGTAGCTGATCTGTGGGTTGGTCTTGCCGATCCAGAAATCGATCAGTGGAAAACCCTTGCCTTCCGGGTAGCCCGCTTCGGCCAGCAGGGCGCGGGCGCGCTCGGTGTCGTAGGCCTGCACGTCCCGGATGGACGCGTCTGCACTACCCGGGAATTTGGGCGGCAACATGGAGTATGCGGGCACGCCCGTATTACGCAGAACGACCTTGCACATCGCCTCGCGGTCGATGGCGTGGCTGATCGCGCGCCGCACCCGGACATCGTCGAAGGGCGGCTCGCGGGTCTTGAAGAACAGGTACCAGGTCTCCGGAAAGGCGTAGTAGGTAAGCTCGGATTTCAGGATCGGATGGTTCTCAATGAAAGGGAGGTCGGTCAGCAGGACCCTGAGGTAGTCGATCTCGTCGTTCTCGTAGGGCGGGGTGCCCGGATGTCCGGTGGTGAAGATCTGGACGATTTTCTCGAGATAACCCTTGTGGGGACCGGTATAGTAGGGATTGAGGGTCAGCGTGGCCTGCCTGCCCTTCTGCCATTCGGAAAGGGTGTAGCTCGCGTTGGCTACCAGGTTCCCGGCCTCGCTCCATCGTACCCCGTGTTTTTCCACCTGCCACCGGGGCACCGGTCCCGACCCGGTGAACGCGACGATGAAGGGCAGGTAGGGACAGGGCTTCTCTGTTTCGATCTCCAAAGTGAAGTCGTCCAGGGCCCGCACGCCCACGGTCGACGGGTCGGTCACACTGCCCTGGTTGAACGGGCGGGCGCCTTTGATTTCGTAGTAGAAGAAGGCGTAAGGACTTGCTACGGCCGGATCGAGAAATCGTTTGTAGGTATATTCGAAGTCGTGCGCCGTTACGGCGCGTCCGTCGCTCCATCTTCCGTCGGGACGAAGTTTGAACGTCCAGCGCAGACCGTCCGCCGACTGTTTCCACGACGTTGCCGCCGCCCCGACCAGTTCCAGGTTCTTGTCGAGCATGACCAGGCGCTCGAACAGGGTCAGCGCTCCCTGGCCCTCGTATATGTTGATGCTGACATCGAAGGTCAGTGGTTCTACCAGCGTGTAGCGGAACACCTGCTGTTCCAGGGGCGCCGCGTCCGCCGGCATCTCTTTTCCGATGGAGTTGACCACGGGGACGGCGCCGGTCAATACGGCAGCCGGCAGGAAGCAGAGGAAGAACCCGAGCAGGCAGGTCGCGACGGCGACGAAACGGCCCTGTGCGAACAAGGCCGGGAAGCGCTTGTGTGCGGCCCGGACCGGTCGTATCCATTTCTTCATTCCAGTACCTGTGGTTGATGTGTGCATGATGGGACCGCCGCTGAACGCAGGATCCGGCAGGCTAAAGACTATACAAAACGGGGGATGACCTGTCAACAGCAGGGTACGGAAATCAATACGTCCGGGAAAGCCAGTGCCTGGGTGGTCAGCCTACAGTCTCTCCAGCCGGACATACCTCGACAGGGTGCGGGCGACGGACACCGCGAGGACGAGTTTGACCAGGCCGGAGGGGATAAAGGGGAGCAGGCCGACGGCCAGCGTGGCGGGCCAGGTGGTCTCCACGCCCGCGTAGAAGTTGAAGTAGGCGTACAGATGCAGCAGGCCGCATCCGAAGATGGCGACATGGCCGAGCAGCATCCCGGCGGCGAGATGGGGGATGCTGTTCCGGGTGAAACGATCCACGTAACTTCCGGTCAGGAATGCGCCAAGAACGAACCCTACGAGGTAGCCGAAGGTGGGGGAGAGCACGACCGCCGGGCCGCTCATGCCACCGGCGAATACCGGGATGCCGGCCAGCCCGAGGCATACGTAGACGATCTGGCTGCCGGCGCCCCAGCGGCCGCCCAGTACGGCGCCCGAAAGCATGACGAAGAAGGTCTGCATCGTGATCGGCACGGGGCCGATGGGTATGTTGATATAGGCGCTCACGGCGGTCAGCGCCGCCATCAGGGATGCCGTGGCCAGCCGTACGTTCCTGGACAATACATGCCTTTCTGTCGATGCGAACGAATCGGGTTTCAGCGATATCCGCGGGGCTGCTTTGCCTTGCACCCCCCAGCAGGTTCATATACATTGACGGGCGGTTGTGTCAACGACGTTTTAACCGACCTGAAGGAGTGTCACGATGAGAGTGGGTATACGCACGACTGGCCGATTGAACGATACGCCCTTCGAAGCGGTATGCGCGTGGATGGCCGAAAAGGGGTTCGATACGATCGACGTGTCCCGGATCGACGGCGACATGGTCCGGACCGCCGAAGCGCACGGTGTGGCCATCGGCCAGGTGGACCTCGTGGCGGGCACGGAACTGCTGAGCGACGATTCCGGCCGTCGCGAACAGGCGCTGGGCGCCTCCCGGGATTCCATCCAGCGCGCGGTGGACCATGGCGTAACCAACATGTTCTACGTGGCGCCGGCCCCCGTGGATCCCGCCCAGGGCCGGGATGCGACCTTCCAGCAGTGGAAGCGCACCATGCCGGACATCGTGGATTTCGCCGAATCCCGGGGGGCGACCATCGCCCTGGAGGGTTGGCCCGGGGGGTCGACCCACCATGAGCGAATCGGCGCAACACCCGAGATGCTTCGCGCCATGTTCGAGGCCTGCCCGTCGCCCGCTTTCGGCATCAACTACGATCCGTCGCACCTGATCAGGCTGGGCGTGGATCCGATGCGCTTCCTGAATGAGTTCGGCCACAGGGCCCACCACGTGCACGCCAAGGACACCGTGTTCGACGAGGAAGCGCTCTATCTTTACGGCAGAATCAAACCTTCCTTTGATTCTGCCGTCGCCTTCGGCGAAGGCTACTGGCGGTACTGCATACCCGGCGAGGGGCTGGCCGACTGGGCGCTCATCGTCAAACGGCTCGAGGATTTCGGTTACGACGGCATACTGAGCATCGAGCACGAGGACGGGCGGTACTATGGTTCGTGGGAGCTGGAGGAAGAGGGATTCGTCCGGGCGCGGGCGCACCTCAAACGCTATATGCTGTAGCTTCCATGACACAGGTCGCGGCCCGCCTGAAAGCGGTTCATGCTGCAGCTTCCGTGGTACATGCCGCGGCGCCCAGGCCACGTCCGTCCGTCCCGGGACGCGGGGGTCCGTGCCCTTCAGCCGGACACTTCGTGCAGGACCTTCTCGACGTGCCCGTCCACCTTCACGTTTCGGAAGATCCTGGAGATCCGGCCGTCGCCGTCGATGACGAAAGTCGATCGCTCGATCCCCATATACTTCCGGCCGTAGTTCGTCTTCTCCTTGTACACGCCGTACGCCGTGGACACGGAGGTGTCCGGGTCGCTCAGCAGCGGGAAGGGCAGGTTGAACTTCGCGCTGAACTTTTCGTGGGAAGGAATATCGTCGCAGCTGACGCCGAAGACCCGGACATCCTGGTTCTGAAACGACGGGTAATGGTCCCTGAAGGCGCAGGACTCCCGGGTACATCCGGGGGTGTCGTCCTTTGGATAGAAGTATAGGACCACGGTTTTTCCCCTGAGGTCCTTGAGCGAAACGCTTCCGCCCTTGTCCGCCTCCATCGTGAACTCGGGCGCTGGATCTCCTGCCTGCAGCATGATGGTTTCCTTTCTTCAGGGGCTCCCCGGAGGACCCTGTAGGCCGGTCGGTCAGGATTTTACGTATGCCCCACGGTGTATGGTCCGGCCCTCGGCTGTATACTTCGTCTCGAAATTGGTCAGGTCGCCGCCCAGTTCCCTCACCCGCTCGGGGATTTCCTTCAGCGCCGTCAAACGGTCGGACGTTTCGAGCAGGGCCAGGGTCTCCTCGTAGTATTCGACGTAATCCGTGGCGAAATCGAGGGTTCCGCCCACGGCCAGCGTGCGTACGATCTCTTCGAGGAACCGGGCGTTGAACAAACGGCGTTTCCGATGACGCTTCTTCGGCCAGGGATCGGGGAAGTAGACGTGGTAGGCCGATACGGCCTCATCGGGTATGAATCTCTCCACAAAATACACGGCGTCATCCCGCAGCAGGCGGATGTTGGTAAGTTCCCGCCGCACCACCCGTTCCTTCATGATGCGGAAATACCGCAACGCTCTTTCGATGCCGATGTAATTGATACCCGGATAGGCCATGGCCGAATTGATGAGGAAACGGCCTTTGCCGCATCCGATCTCGACCTCCACGGGACTGTCGTTATCGAACAACCGGTCCCATCGGACCTGTTCCTCGTTTTCCCGTACGCGGAATTCCACGTCCCCGGCAACTGCCGCAGGTTGACGCGATTCGGAGGAAAGGGTCATTTGTTCCATTGGAAAAGCCATGAGTTACGCGGGTGGCTGACTGGACACTCCACCGGGCAAATTAGAACACCGGAGGTGCCCTGTCAAGCCATACGCCGTACCCAGAATTGGTTTGATTTTGCGCCGGCCACTGGTTATCATTAGCAGCGATCGCAACCAGTTTCTGCGCATTTGATACTTCCTGCGTCTCCGAGGCTGAGCCATGCTCGACTACCACATGCACGTAGAGAACTACTATCCCTTCGGACGGTCGCCTGATGACCGGCCCGACGGGACAGATCCCATGGAGACCATGCATATGTTTGCGGCCTCGGCGGCCGACCATGGCGTACAGGAAATAACCATCACGGAACACGTGTACCACTTCGTGCAGGCGAAGGACATCGTGGACAGGCCCTGGTCCGATGCGTTGTGTTTCTACGACATGGACTATTACGTGGAACTGCTCCAGTCCGCCCGCCGTGAGGGACTGCCCATCAAGACCGGCATCGAGATGGATTACATCGAAGGCAAGGAACCTGTAATCGAACGGATCGTCGAGGGGTATCCCTGGGATTTCGTACTGGGCTCCGTGCACTGGATCGGCGACTGGGGATTCGACCTGGCTTCCATGGCGGACGAGTGGGACCGGAGGTCGGTGGACCAGGCCTACCGGGACTACTTCCGCCTGCTGGGACAGGCCGTGCAGACCGGCTGTTTCGATTCCATGTCCCACCCGGATCTCATCAAGCTGAGGGGGCATATGCCCGAAGGCGATGTCTCGGATCTGTACGAAACCTTTGCCGAGCAGGTGAGCGGCCAGGAGGGTCTCTGCGTCGAAATCAGCTCGGCGGGCATACGAAAACCCGTGGGCCGAATCTACCCGGAACGCCCCCTGCTGGAAGCGTGCGCCCGCCGCGGAATCTCCATCACGACGGCATCCGATGCCCACTTCGTGGAGGACATCGGCAGGGATTTCGACCAGGTGAAGTCCCTTGCAAGCGCCTGCGGTTATGACGAGGCCATGTCTTTTGACCGTCGGCGCGCGACGCCGGTACCCATCGAATAGGTTTTCGCTCCAGGGAGGGACCAGATCACATGGCCATGGCCGTAGTCAAACCGCGCATCCGCGGGTTTATCTGTACCACGGCGCATCCGGCCGGATGCGCCTCGAACGTCGATTCCCAGATCCGGACCGCCCGGGCCGCCCAGGCCGGCAGGCAGGACGGCGCCGGACCGCTCCGCGTTCTGGTGATCGGCTCTTCGACCGGATACGGGCTGGCGGCGCGGATCGCGGCGGGCGTGATGTACGGCGCCGACACCGTGGGTGTGTTCTACGAACGCGAGGGAAGCGGTGCCAAAAGCGGTACGCCGGGGTTCTACAACACCGCGGTATACCACCGGTACGCACAGGAAAACACACTCGTGTCGATCAACATAAACGGCGATGCGTACGCCCACGATATCAAGCGGAAGACCCTGGCGCTTATCGAATCCAGCATGGGCCAGGTGGACGTGGTGATATACAGCCTGGCCTCTCCGAGACGCACGGATCCCGATACCGGCGAAACCTACCAGTCCGAACTCAGGCCCATTGGGGATACCTATGTCGGTAAATCCATCGACCTGAACCGGGAGATCGTCAACGAGGTCACCGTGGAACCGGCGACGGAAGAGGGCATCCGGGGGACCGTCGGCGTCATGGGTGGGGACGACCTGCACCTCTGGAGCAAAGCGCTGCTGGAAGCCGGGTTGCTGGCGGACGGCGCACGGATCATTCCCTTTTCGTACATTGGTCCCGCCCTGACCTGGGCCATATACCGGAGCGGGACCATCGGCCGCGCCAAGGAGCACCTCGAAGAAACCACGAGGGAGGTCAGCCGCCAACTGGAGTCGACCGTCGGCGGGCAGGCCGTGGTTTCGGTGAACAAGGCCGTGATTACCCAGGCATCGGCCGCGATCCCGGTCGTCCCCCTGTACATCAGCCTGCTGTACCGGATCATGCGGGAACGAGGCCTGCACGAGGATCCGATCCACCAGATGGCGCGGTTGTTCAACGACCATATCGGACCGGGTGGGATGCCGACAGTCGACG encodes:
- the trmB gene encoding tRNA (guanosine(46)-N7)-methyltransferase TrmB, which codes for MEQMTLSSESRQPAAVAGDVEFRVRENEEQVRWDRLFDNDSPVEVEIGCGKGRFLINSAMAYPGINYIGIERALRYFRIMKERVVRRELTNIRLLRDDAVYFVERFIPDEAVSAYHVYFPDPWPKKRHRKRRLFNARFLEEIVRTLAVGGTLDFATDYVEYYEETLALLETSDRLTALKEIPERVRELGGDLTNFETKYTAEGRTIHRGAYVKS
- a CDS encoding phytanoyl-CoA dioxygenase family protein is translated as MNHRLTSGQINSYRKNGFLIIEDFLDAGELETWRTAVDEAVALRDRNRLPEGSFHLDRKVTAKDEAVFRQRTNLWMDHDGVRALMLDSRLGRTAADLEGIDGIRIWHDQALIKLPWANPTTWHQDNTKWSFASEHAITIWVALDDVTIQNGCMFFMPGSHIARRDDFPAAGNQVGAMFEAYPDLGRQEPVPVVMPAGGCSFHNGLIVHAANANMTPYPRRAFTCAYMPDHSTFNGIPNVLPNRILDTIEVGDPLDDEDQNPLIYSNDVS
- a CDS encoding phytanoyl-CoA dioxygenase family protein, producing the protein MSGDGVVTEDMIRRFREDGAVCIRQAFDPHWVSVVEAGVSRNLAEPSDYAGTLKAGEEDRGGFFDDYCNWQRIPEYRDFVFHSPAGAMTARLMGSGSSVFYHEHLLVKWPGTLKRTPWHHDQPYYPVNGRQNVSLWMPLDPVTEAACVQFVRGSHNWNRWFVPRKFATESNYALEDAAAKPMLGDRPFEDVPPIDEHPEDYDILAWDMEPGDVIAFHMCSLHGAAGNQSLTGARRVLATRWLGDDARFTTRPWEISPTVTGGLVPGDPMACELFPRVWPV
- a CDS encoding trans-2-enoyl-CoA reductase family protein gives rise to the protein MAMAVVKPRIRGFICTTAHPAGCASNVDSQIRTARAAQAGRQDGAGPLRVLVIGSSTGYGLAARIAAGVMYGADTVGVFYEREGSGAKSGTPGFYNTAVYHRYAQENTLVSININGDAYAHDIKRKTLALIESSMGQVDVVIYSLASPRRTDPDTGETYQSELRPIGDTYVGKSIDLNREIVNEVTVEPATEEGIRGTVGVMGGDDLHLWSKALLEAGLLADGARIIPFSYIGPALTWAIYRSGTIGRAKEHLEETTREVSRQLESTVGGQAVVSVNKAVITQASAAIPVVPLYISLLYRIMRERGLHEDPIHQMARLFNDHIGPGGMPTVDDEGRIRLDDVELEASIQREVESVWPTITTDNFRALTDYDTYKRGFRQLFGFEVDGVAYDEPVELEAEI
- a CDS encoding biotin transporter BioY produces the protein MSRNVRLATASLMAALTAVSAYINIPIGPVPITMQTFFVMLSGAVLGGRWGAGSQIVYVCLGLAGIPVFAGGMSGPAVVLSPTFGYLVGFVLGAFLTGSYVDRFTRNSIPHLAAGMLLGHVAIFGCGLLHLYAYFNFYAGVETTWPATLAVGLLPFIPSGLVKLVLAVSVARTLSRYVRLERL
- a CDS encoding sugar phosphate isomerase/epimerase; protein product: MRVGIRTTGRLNDTPFEAVCAWMAEKGFDTIDVSRIDGDMVRTAEAHGVAIGQVDLVAGTELLSDDSGRREQALGASRDSIQRAVDHGVTNMFYVAPAPVDPAQGRDATFQQWKRTMPDIVDFAESRGATIALEGWPGGSTHHERIGATPEMLRAMFEACPSPAFGINYDPSHLIRLGVDPMRFLNEFGHRAHHVHAKDTVFDEEALYLYGRIKPSFDSAVAFGEGYWRYCIPGEGLADWALIVKRLEDFGYDGILSIEHEDGRYYGSWELEEEGFVRARAHLKRYML
- a CDS encoding peptide ABC transporter substrate-binding protein, with protein sequence MKKWIRPVRAAHKRFPALFAQGRFVAVATCLLGFFLCFLPAAVLTGAVPVVNSIGKEMPADAAPLEQQVFRYTLVEPLTFDVSINIYEGQGALTLFERLVMLDKNLELVGAAATSWKQSADGLRWTFKLRPDGRWSDGRAVTAHDFEYTYKRFLDPAVASPYAFFYYEIKGARPFNQGSVTDPSTVGVRALDDFTLEIETEKPCPYLPFIVAFTGSGPVPRWQVEKHGVRWSEAGNLVANASYTLSEWQKGRQATLTLNPYYTGPHKGYLEKIVQIFTTGHPGTPPYENDEIDYLRVLLTDLPFIENHPILKSELTYYAFPETWYLFFKTREPPFDDVRVRRAISHAIDREAMCKVVLRNTGVPAYSMLPPKFPGSADASIRDVQAYDTERARALLAEAGYPEGKGFPLIDFWIGKTNPQISYTAQAIQAMLGNALGLRLRMRGSEDKVYRDNMYEWNIPMGLGGFNADYPDPNNLLGMVWRSQPRGFGRQDWRNDDFDRLIDTAADEMDHETRMGMYREAERLLVEDVGGAFLYHNLTVDLRKPYLKGLEVNKFGYAMFSWIGIMHTKMYIAQH
- the bcp gene encoding thioredoxin-dependent thiol peroxidase, whose translation is MLQAGDPAPEFTMEADKGGSVSLKDLRGKTVVLYFYPKDDTPGCTRESCAFRDHYPSFQNQDVRVFGVSCDDIPSHEKFSAKFNLPFPLLSDPDTSVSTAYGVYKEKTNYGRKYMGIERSTFVIDGDGRISRIFRNVKVDGHVEKVLHEVSG
- a CDS encoding histidinol-phosphatase HisJ family protein; amino-acid sequence: MLDYHMHVENYYPFGRSPDDRPDGTDPMETMHMFAASAADHGVQEITITEHVYHFVQAKDIVDRPWSDALCFYDMDYYVELLQSARREGLPIKTGIEMDYIEGKEPVIERIVEGYPWDFVLGSVHWIGDWGFDLASMADEWDRRSVDQAYRDYFRLLGQAVQTGCFDSMSHPDLIKLRGHMPEGDVSDLYETFAEQVSGQEGLCVEISSAGIRKPVGRIYPERPLLEACARRGISITTASDAHFVEDIGRDFDQVKSLASACGYDEAMSFDRRRATPVPIE